A window of Mycolicibacterium holsaticum DSM 44478 = JCM 12374 genomic DNA:
AACGGCGCAAGGACGTCACGCCTGAACCCAACGGCACGCTCCAGGTGAACGGCGTCTCCTACCGGCAGACCGAGCGCGGCCGCGCGTCGTTCACGACCGAGGGCACCACGGGGCTACCGGCAGGCGGTGAAATGGAGTTCGTCGACTACGCCGACGCCGAGGAGACGTCGTTCCTCGGGTTCGAGCGGTGGGCCGCGGATATGCCGTGGGAGGTCTCGGTCGGAAAGCAAGTGTTGCCAGGCGAATTCACCGTGTACCCGGCCCCGCCACCCAACGCTTAGGAACGTCGTTGCCTCTGCACCACCTGGCCGTCAGCCCAGCCGACGTTTCCGGGTCCCGGCTGCGGCTCGCCCTCAACGCTGCGGCGCCGACGCCACTGGCCGCCTGCCGGCTGCCGCACCCCGACGGCGGCGAGCTGGTGCTCGGCGTGCTGGGCGCCTCCCACGTGGTCACGGTCGAACATGCCGACCAGCTGTTCTCCGAAGAGGTTTCGTGTACCGCCCAGGCCCCGACGGAGTTGCCCGGCCGTGCCGTTGCTCCTGGTTACCTGCTCGAATCCGGCCACGAGACACACGATGAGGCCGGCTTTCGCGAGTTGGCGCAGCTGCTGCGCGTCCGCTGCGCGCAGGACACCGGTTGGCTGGGCGGCGCGTTCCCCGGCGACGACGCCGCGCTGACGGCGCTGTCCGCCGAACCCGACGGCCGCGGGTGGCGCTGGCGCACCTGGCACCTCTATCCGGATCCGGCCGGCGGCGGCACCGTCGTCCACACGAACAGCCGGTGGCAGCCGTGAGCCGCACCGGTTTGTTCTGGCTCGCGGGCGCGCTCGCCGTCGGCGGCATCGTGTTCCTGTTCGTCGGGATCTCGATGCTGCCGAACATCCGTACGCATGTGGCCGAGACCTACCCCGCGTATTCCCATGGCGCACAAGCCACCAGCTACGAGTGCACCGGCTCACCGGCCGACGTCGCCGACCAGCTGGCCGGCTACAAGAGCCCCGAGGCCCGCGCCACCGACCGCGGCTCGGAGTACCTGCGCTACGACGACGACATCGTGGTCGTCGGCCCGGACGGCAACCGCCCATGCACTATCCGAGTCGAGGACACCAACGCCCGATACAGCCACGGCGGTTTCATCTTCCTGGGGCCCGGGTTCTTCCCCGGCTCCCCGGCGGGCGGTGCGGGCGGCAGCCCTGGCGGCCCGGGTGGGACGAAATGACGCGCACCAGGGCCAAACAGTTAAGGAGAGTCGATGAACTTCGAAATGTTCGCCACTGCCGTCGAATTCGGAACCATCAGCGGTGAAAACCTCGCGCAGAACGTCATCGCCGCGCTGCTGTACTTCGCGGTCGGCGTCGTGGTCCTGGCAACCGGCTTCGTCATGGTGGATCTGCTGACCCCAGGGAACCTGCGCCAGATGGTGTTCGTCGAGCGGCGACCCAACGCCGTCGCCGTCGCCTGCGGCATGTACGCGGCGCTGGCCATCGTGGTGATCGCCGCGATCGTGGCCAGTTCCAACGAGTTGGGCCAGGGGCTGGTTGACGCCGCGGTCTACGGGCTGGTCGGCGTGGTGCTGCAGGGGCTGGCGCTCATCGTGCTCGAGATCGTGGTTCCTGGGCGCTTTCGCGACCTCATCGCCGACGAGCGTCTTCATCCCGCGGCCATCGCCACCGCCGTGACGCTGCTGGCTGTGGGAGGGGTGAACGCCGCCGCGCTGTCATGACGGTGACCGAGCATGCACCTGAGCCGGCGCCGCCGGTCGGTTCGACGACGCGCTGGCGGGCGCTGCTGCTCGCCGCGGTGGCGGCGTGCGCGGCGTGCGGCCTCGTCTACGAACTGGCGCTGCTGACGCTGTCGGCCAGCCTGCACGGTGGGGGCATCGTCGCGATGTCGCTGATCGTCGCGGGCTATGTCGCCGCGCTCGGAGCCGGTGCCCTGCTGGTGAAACCGTTGCTCGCGCGGGCAGCCATCACGTTCATCGCCGTCGAGACGTTGCTGGCGGTGATCGGCGGGCTCTCGGCGGCGGCACTGTATGTGGCGTTCGCGTTCGTCGGCGGTTCACTGTGGGTGCTGGTGGTGGCCACGCTGCTGATCGGCAGCCTGGTGGGCGCCGAGGTGCCGCTGCTGATGACGCTGCTGCAGCGCGGCCGCATATCCGGTGCCGCCGATACCGGGCGGGTGCTGGCCAACCTGAACGCCGCCGACTACCTCGGCGCGCTGATCGGTGGGCTGATTTGGCCGTTCATCCTGCTGCCGCAACTGGGCATGATCCGCGGTGCGGCGGCCACCGGGGTCATCAACGTCGTGGCCGCGGCGGTGGTGACGGTGTTCCTGCTGCGCGGGATCCTCAACGCACGCGAATTCGGCACGGCGCTGGTGGTATTGGCCGCAGCGCTGGGGTTGCTGGTCACCTTGCTGGTGCGCGCCGACGGCATCGAGACCTCGACTCGGCAACGACTCTATGCCGATCCGATCATCGCGCTCGAACGCTCGGCGTACCAGGAGATCGTGGTGACCCGACGCGGCGATGACACCCGACTGTATCTCGATGGCGGACTTCAGTTTTCGACCCGTGATGAATACCGCTACACCGAAAGCCTGGTCTACCCCGCGCTCGGCGACGGCGCGCGCTCGGTGCTGATCCTCGGCGGCGGCGACGGCCTGGTGGCCCGGGAGGTGTTGCGCCAGCCCGGCGTCGACGCGATCGTGCAGGTCGAGTTGGATCCCGCGGTGGTGCAGATCGCCCGCACCACGCTGCGCGACGCGAACGCCGGGGCGCTCGACGACCCGCGCGTCGACGTCGTCATCGACGACGCGATGCGGTGGCTGCGCGAGCCGCCACCCGACGTGTTACCGCCGGGCGGTTTCGACGCGGTGATCGTCGATCTACCCGACCCGGACACCCCGGCACTGGGCCGGCTGTATTCGGTGGAGTTCTACGCGTTGGTCGCCCACGCGCTGGCCGCGGACGGGCTGATGACGGTGCAGGCCGGAAGCCCGTTCGCCACGCCAACCGCGTTCTGGCGCACGGTGTCGACGATCGGGGCCGCCGGCTACGCGGTCACGCCCTACCACGTGCATGTGCCGACATTCGGCGACTGGGGCCTGGTGCTCGCGCGCCGCGGCGCGGCCGCGCCGACGCCGAGGATTCCCGCCGACGCACCCCCGCTGCGGTTTCTCGACCAGCAGGTGCTCGACTCCGCAACGGTGTTCGGTGGGGACATCCGCCCGCAGTGGTTGACGCCGTCGACGCTGGACCATCCGCGCATCGTCGACGATATGCGCCAGGGCTACCGATGAGCCTCAGCCACCCGCGGGCACCGGATAGCGGTCGTTGACGTCGGCGTTGCTGTCTTTGCGCGCGCAGTGCGCGCAACAGAACATCGCGTCGGGCGTTTCGATGCCGTGGCCGAGGATGCGGCACCCGCAGTGCGCGCATTCGGGCGCCAACTGCGCGGCGGCGCATTCGATGCTGTCGAAGGTCGCGCTCTTCCCGTCGCCCCACGTCACGGTGAACGCCTTGTCGTACTCGTTGCCGCAGGTGTCGCAGATTGCCATCAGAACTCCTTGTCACTCGTCCATCCGGGTGCCCGGTGCCCGGGGATGACAAACGCTTGAGGCGCTACTCCCCGTTCGCCGAGATCGACGAAGTGGCTGACTACTCGCACTTTCGCGCCCAAATGTCCCATTCGGCGTGAAGAAAAGGATCAGTCGGGGCCGTTTTCCAGCAGCCGCCGGAAGCCGTCCTCGTCGAGGATCGGCACCCCGAGCTCGACCGCCTTGTCGTACTTGGAGCCCGGCGAGTCACCGGCCACCACGTAGGCGGTCTTCTTCGACACCGATCCGGCGGCCTTGCCGCCGCGCGCGACGATCGCTTCCTTGGCGTCGTCGCGGGAGAAGCCGGCCAGCGACCCGGTGACGACGATCGAGAGCCCTTCGAGGTTGCGTTCGATGCTTTCGTCGCGTTCGTCGGCCATGCGCACCCCCGCCGCGCGCCACTTGTCGACGATCGCGCGGTGCCAGTCGACGGTGAACCATTCGGTGACCGCCGCGGCGATGGTCGGACCGACACCCTCGACCCCGGCCAGCCGCTCCTCGGAGGCCGACATGATCGCCTCCAGGCTGCCGAACTCGGTGGCCAGCGCGCGCGCCGCGGTCGGGCCCACATGCCGAATGGACAGCGCCACCAGGATCCGCCACAGCGGACGGGTTTTGGCGTCGTGCAGGTTCACCAGCAGCCGCTTACCGTTAGCCGACAAGGCGCCGTCCTTGGTCCGGAAAAGCTCGGTGCGCAACAGGTCGTCGCTGCCGATCGTGAACAGGTCGCCTTCGTCGGTGATCACACCGCTGGTCAGCAGCGCGACGGCCGCTTCGTAACCCAGCCCCTCGATGTCCAGCGCGCCGCGGCCTGCGAGGTGGAACACCCGCTCGCGCAGCTGCGCCGGACAGGACCGCGTGTTGGGGCAGCGGATGTCGGCGTCGCCCTCCTTGGCCGGCGCCAGCGTGGTGCCGCACTCCGGACACGTTGTGGGCATGACGAATTCGCGCTCGGAGCCGTCGCGCAGATCGACAACGGGTCCCAGCACCTCCGGGATCACGTCACCGGCCTTGCGGATCATCACGGTGTCGCCGATCAGCACACCCTTGCGCTTGACCTCCGAGGCGTTGTGCAGCGTGGCCTGACTGACCGTCGAACCGGCGATCTTGACCGGCTCCATCTCGGCGTACGGCGTCACCCGACCGGTCCGGCCCACGTTGACCTTGATGTCGAGCAGCTTGGTCTGGGCTTCCTCGGGTGGGTACTTGTAGGCCACCGCCCAGCGCGGTGCCCGCGACGTCGATCCGAGCCGGCGCTGCAACGCGACCTCGTCGACTTTGACTACCACGCCGTCGATTTCGTGCTCGACCTCGTGGCGGTGTTCTCCCCAGTACGCGATGCGTTCGGTGACGGCCGCCATCCCCTGCACCCGGGAGGTGTGATCGGAAACCGGTAGCCCCCATGCGTTCAGCGCGAGATACGCCGCGTGCAGCGATTCCGGGCGGAAGCCCTCGGCGTGGCCGACGCCGTGGCAGATCATCTGCAGTTTGCGACGCGCGGTGACGGCCGGGTTCTTCTGCCGAAGCGATCCTGCCGCGCTGTTGCGGGGGTTGGCGAACGGCGGCTTACCCTCGGCGACCAGCCCGGCGTTGAGCTCTTCGAAATCGGTGACCCGGAAGAACACCTCACCGCGTACCTCGAGCACCTTCGGCAGCGGGAATTCCTTGGTACCGGTGAGCTTTTGGGGAACGTTGCGGATGGTGCGGGCATTGAGCGTGACGTCTTCGCCGGTGCGTCCGTCACCGCGGGTCGCCGCACGTTCCAGCCGCCCGTCGCGGTACACCAGCGACAGCGCCACCCCGTCGATCTTCAGCTCGCACAGAAAGTGCGCGTCTTTTCCGATCTCGTCTTTGATGCGCGCGGCCCACCCGGCCAGCTCTTCAGGGGTGAACACGTTGTCCAGGCTGAGCATCCGCTCGAGGTGTTCGGCCGGGGTGAAGTCGGTCGCGAAGCCGGCGCCGCCGACCAGTTGCGTAGGCGAGTCGGGGGTTCGCAGCTCGGGATGCTCGTCCTCGAGGGCCTCCAGTTCCCGCAGCAGCTTGTCGAAGTCGGCGTCGGTGATGATCGGCGCGTCGCGCACGTAGTACCGGAACTGGTGCTCGCGCACCTCGTCGGCCAGCTCCTGCCAGCGGCGCCGCACATCGGCATCGGGCGCGTCCTCGGCCTGTTCGGCCAGCGTCGTCTCGGGATCCGGCGTTGCCTTCGGGCTCACCCTCGCAGGCTAACCGAGCCGGGTGACATCGCCTGCACCCTCCGTCGCCGCGGTGCGGGCTCGACCGTGGTCTTGCAGGCCGACGCTCCGGCTGGTTTGCGGCCGACGATCGACCATTGCGTCGGTGTGACGTCGCCAGCCCGGTCCGAAGGAACGGGCCCAGCCGTTACCCTGTCGGGCATGCCGCACCCGATCATGTTCCGCGACGACGACCTCGGGCTGGCGCAGGTGCGCGAGATCGCGCTGGGATTTCCCGAGGCGTTCGAAAAGGTCTCCTGGGGCAGGCCGGTGTTCTGTGCGCCGAAGATGTTCACCATGTACGGCGGCAGCGCCAAGACCGACACCAAGGGCCAGTACCTGCAATACCCCCATTCGGTCCTGGTCAAGGTCGACGACAGCGAGCGGCGCGCGCTCGAAGCCGACCGGCGCTTCTACTATCCCGCGTACATGGGGCCGTCGGGTTGGCTGGGGCTGGACCTGACCGCGGGAAAGATCGACTGGGCCGAGGTGCGTGAGCTGATCGACGCGTCGTTCCGGATGGTCGCGCCCAAGAAGCTCGTCAAACGCCTCGACGTAGGCTGAGCCGGTAAGTGGCGGACCAGCATTCGATCGGAGGCGTCTTGAGTTTCGCCAGTCCATTTCCCGAAGTCGACATTCCGTCCACCAGCGTCTACGACTATCTGTTCGCCGATATCGCCGAGCACGACCTGGACCGGATCGCGCTGATCGACGCCAAGTCCGGCCGCCAGACCAGCTACCGCGAGATGATCGGCCGCGTCGATGCGTTCGCCGGGGCCCTGGCCGGGCGCGGGATCGGCGTCGGCGACGTCGTCGGGTTGCTGTCGCCGAACAGTTCGGGGTTCGCCGTGGCGTTTCACGGCATCCTGCGCGCCGGTGCGACGGCCACCACGATCAACGCCCTCTACACCGCCAAAGACATCGCCAAACAGTTGGCCGATTCGAAGGCCAGGATGCTGGTCACCGTGACACCGCTGCTGGCGCAGGCACAAGAAGGTGCGGCGGCCGCAGGCATCCGGCCCGAGAACATCGTCGTACTCGACGGGGACGGCCTGGCCGCCACCGGACATCCCAACGCCGCCGATCTGATGGATCCGGGCCTGCCTGCGCCCGACGTCAGCTTCGCGCCGTCGTCGCATCTGGCGGTGCTGCCCTACAGTTCCGGCACGACCGGCAACCCCAAGGGCGTGATGCTCACGCACCGCAACCTGGTGGCCAACGTCGCGCAGATCCGGCCGTTGCACGGCATGGTCGCCGACGACGCGATCCTCGCGGTGCTGCCGTTCTTTCACATCTACGGGATGACGGTGCTGCTCAACGCCGCACTGCATGCGCGTGCCCGGTTGGTGATCATGGGCAGCTTCGACCTGGGCGACTTCCTGGCCAACATCGCCGACCACAAGTGCACGATCGCGTTCATCGCGCCGCCGGTCGCGGTGGCGCTGGCCAAGCATCCGTTGGTCGACGAGTACGACCTGTCGTCGCTGAACACCGTGATGTCGGGCGCCGCTCCGCTGGACGCCGACCTCGGACACGCCGTCGCCAAGCGGTTGGGCTGCACCGTCGTTCAGGGCTACGGGATGAGCGAGCTCAGCCCGGTCAGCCACATCACCCCGTTCGACGGCGGACTGCACGAGATGGGAATGGTCGCGCCGCTGAGCTCGGTCGGGTGGACGGTGTCCAACGGGGCGTCCAAGCTTGTCGACCCCGAGACCGGTGACGAAATCGCCCCGCCCGCAGAGGGTCTCAGTAAAACAGGTGAACTCTGGTTCAAGGGCCCCAACGTGATGACCGGTTACCTCGGGAACGAGGCGGCCACCAGGGCGACCATCGACGACGAGGGCTGGCTGCACACCGGTGATATGGCGCAGATCGATGCGGACGGGTGCGTGTACATCGTCGACCGCCTCAAGGAGCTGATCAAGTACAAGGGCTATCAGGTGCCGCCAGCCGAACTCGAGGCGGTGCTGCTGGGCCATCCCGGGGTCGCCGACGCGGCGGTGGTCGGGGTGCCCGACGCCGACGGCGAAGAAGTGCCCAAGGCGTTCGTGGTCAAGCAACCCGGTGCACAGCTGACCGAGGCCGAGGTGATGGAGTTCGTGGCCGGTCAGGTCGCGCCGTACAAGAAGGTGCGTCAGGTGGCGTTCATCGACGCGGTGCCCAAGTCCGCGTCGGGCAAGATCCTGCGCAAGGACCTGCGCGGCTGACGTCGGGTCAGCGGATCCGCTCGGCCGTCTGCGCCGCGCGCGCCTGCCGGTAGCCCAACGCCGCACCGGCCGCGGGGATCAGCAGCAGTCCGGCGATCCCCCACAACGAATTCCAGTCGGCCGTCGGGGCGACGGGCAGCGGCCTCGGCATGGCGGGCGGCGCGTGGAAGCGGTGCACCCAGGCCGCCGGAGGGGGCGGCGGCTCAGGCGGCGGTGCGGGCGCAGACGACGGACTGGCGGGCGCCCGCGCGGGCGCCTGCCAACGCGGCGCCGGATTTCTACTCGGCAGGCCGGGTTCGCGGCCGTTGCCGACCGTCACCCGGGGCGGCCGCAACGCGTCGACGGGTCCGGCCGCCGGCCGGGAGCCGCCGCCGTCGGTCACGCGCCCCGGGGCCAGGATGGCGGCCGGCGCGTCGACGGCTGGGCTGTCGGTGACGGCCGGGCGGTCGGCAAGCGCGGGCGGGTCCTCGGCGACCGGCCCGCGGGCGTCGGCGCCGGCCCGCGCGCTCGGCGCCGGCCGCTGGAGGTCCTCGCGGCCGGAACCGACGCGGGACTGAGGTCGGTCGCCGCCGTTGCCCCGGTATGCGTTGCCGGCGTCGTGGCGATCGCCGCGGTTGGGCTGCTGGCTCTTCGAGCTGGATCCACGATCAGAGCTGGATCCGCGATCCGAGCCCCCACCGCGGGAGCCACCACCCGGATCCGCCGTGACGGCCGCCGCACCGGGCCCGCCGATCAGGAGGAACACCGCTACGGCGCCAACACCTGCGGCCAGGCGTGGATTCAAGCGGGCCACAATTTCTCTCCCGGCGGTGGCAAAGACGACTCGACGATGGGCTGAGAGGATTGTCGCACGCGGGGGCCCCGAACACCGGCGGTCTGACCGAACACACGCAAATTGTCGAGCGTGGCGCGCTATTCGTCTTCGACGTAGGCCCGCAACCGGTCGATCGCGCGATCCCAGCGTCGCGACAAACCCGTCAAATATTCGCTGGCGTCGGCCAACGGCTCGGGCCGGACCCGCCAGATGCGTTCCCTGCCGCGACGCTGGCTGCTCACCAGGCCGACGGTTTCCAACAGCACGAGGTGTTTGGTCGCCGCCTGCCGGGTGACCGACACCGCCTGCGTCACCTCGGTCGTCGAGCACGGCCCGCCGTCACACAGGCGGGTGATGATCCGCAGCCGGTTCGGGTCACCCAGCGCATCGAACACCGGTGCCCGCTCGACCACGGCCGAGGCGCTCACACCGTCTCGCTCATCGCGACGAACCTGCGCACGAGTTCGGTCTGCGCCGCCCACCCCGCGCTGTTGTCCTCGAACGCCGCCGCACGACGATCCGCAGGTATGGCGTCGAACCCGGACTCGACGATGCGCAACAACACCCCGTCGGCGGTCTCCTGCAGCGTGAATTCGACGAGCGTGGTGGGACCGTCGTCGCCGTCTGCGACATGGTAGGGACGCCAGCGGTAGGCCAGTCGTCGCGGTGGCTCCACCGCGACGATCCACCACGTGTCCGCCGTACCCTCGTACGGCTCTTGGCTTCTGGCGACATCATCGTCGACCGTCGTCGGCGTCATGACGCCGGTGAGCGCGGCGCCCTCGACGAACGGCCCGTCGAAGCGGACCCCGAACCACCGGCCGAACTCGTCGGCGTCGCTGATCGCCCGCCAGACCCGCTCCAGCGGCGCCTTCAGCACGACTTGCTTTTCGATTCGATCCGAACTCATGCGCAACCTCCTGGTTGCGTATCACGGTAAGCGGTGCGCCGGTCATGCGCAACCCCGCGGTTGCGTTTTTTCTGAGCGGCGGGCGAGGCGACGCCGGGTCGCGTCAGACCGCGTCGGGATCCTCGGCGAACGCGTCGGCGACCTTCTGTGCCAACTCGACGGTGGTGCGCGCCCACTGCGGGGTGGCCCCTGCCAGCCCACAGGCCGGGGTGATACCGATCCGTTCGCGCAGCACCGACCGGTCGAACCCGAGCCGGTCGGTGACGGCGGCCGCGGCCTTGGCGATCTCCTCGACGTCTGGGCGGGCGGGCGGGGTCGTGGCGGGAACGACACCCAGCAGCACCGCGCGACCCGCTTCGACGAACTCGCCGATACCGTCGAGATCGGCGGCGGTCAGTGTGGCCACATCCACCGCGACCGCTGGTATTACGGTGCGCTGCAACAGGTTCCAAGGTAGCTCAGAAGCGCAGCTGTGCAGCATGACGTCGGCGCCCACGGCGTTCACGCAGTTCTCGAAAAGCCCGATGGCCACCGACTCGTCGACCGGGTGCACGGGGGTCAGGCTGGTCACCCCGGTCAGCCGGCCGTGCAGGGCGTCGGGCAACAGGGGTTCGTCGAACTGCACGGCGACGGCGGTGTCCAGCCGCCTGGCCAGCTGTGCGCGGTGCGCGGCCACCCCTTCGGCCAACGAGGCGGTCAGATCACGCAGCGCACCCCGGTCGGTGATGGCACGGTGGCCGTTTGGCAGCTCGAGTTGGGCCGCGAGCGTGATCGGTCCCGGCGCCTGCACCTTGACCGTGCGCGACCCGCCCCGTAGCCCCGCCTTCTCCCACGCTTCTTCGAACGCGTCGATGTCTTCGTCGAGCAGGCTCATCGAGCGCCGAGCCACAGCACTGCGACCCGAGGCGATGCGATAGCCGCGCGGCACGGTGTCGATGCCGATATCGACGAGCAACGCCGCCGCGCGACCGATCATGTCGGCGCCTACGCCGCGGGCGGGTAACTCGACCAGGTGCGGCAGGGTGTGCAGTTCCCCGACGATTACCTCCGCGGCCTGACGCGCCGATGTTCCTGGCCAGGATCCGATACCGGTCGCCGCCGCGAAAACGCTCACTCGTTTGACAGTATGCGATCGGGCTAACCTCGTTCCGGAAGGGCGGAGGCAAGGCCATGCGAGTGGTCCTGTGGTGTGCAGCGGCGCTGATGCTTGCGGGCTGCACACAGACGGTCAGCGGCGGCGCCGTGCGGGCCGTCCCGGGTATCGACGACGATTCGTTGTCCCCGTTGGACGTCGACACCATCATGCTCGACCAGTCGCAGATGCGCGCGATCACCGGAGCCGGTGAGGACCTCTCGATCATCCCGAGCATGGACGGCAAGATCCCCGTCGACATCGACCAGTTCACCGATACGACGCCGCCACAGTGCCAATGGATCTTCGCCGAGACCCAGACCTTCGGCCCCGACGTCGAAGAGTTCCACAAGACGACGTTCCAGCATCCGCCCGGCGGCGCCCTGATCTCCCAGGGGGCCGCCGCATACCGCGACACCGACACCGCACGCCGGGCCTTCGACGATCTTGTCGCACGCGCCGACGGTTGCCGCACAACGCCGTTGGGCCCGATGTTCGTCGGCGACACTACGGTCACGCCGGACTCCCTGCAGACCCGCACCGACAATGGGTGCGGCCGAGACTACCGCGTGAAGAGCGTCGTCCTGGTGGAGGTGACGGCGTGCAGGTTCCCCAGTTCGGTGCCCACCATCGTGATGACCAACATCCTGGCCAAGGTGCCGAACTAGGCGCTGTGGGTGGCGAATTGGCGCCGCATGTCGCGCACGTACTCGTCGTAGGCCGCGGCCACGTCGTCAAGGCCCAACTGTCCGGGTAACTCGTCGAAGCGCTGGCGTTTACCCAGATAGTCGACCGTGGCGGCCACGATGCTCAGTTCGTCGGCGTTGTCTCCGGCGATGCCGAACAGGACTTCCGGGGCGGCGTGCACCCGGATCGTCACCACTTCGTCGTCGTCGACGGCCGCCCGAACGAGATAGTCGTGGTCGCCGAGCGGATCTATGCCGCGCAGATCACCAGCCATCGTTGCTCCCTCAGTTCTCGTCGTTTCCCGCGGCCGGCCCCACCCGGGCGACACAGAGGTCCGGCTCGACGAACGGGTCAAGCCGCTCGACGGCCAACGGCGCCTGCATCGCGGTCAACGCGCCCTGCATCAGCCCGAGATGCAGCGCGCAGACCACCGGCTGGTGGCGATCCACCACCTCCAGGAAAGGACAGTGCCGCAGCCGGATGTCACGCACGGTGCGTTCCGTCGGCTGCTCAGGGCCAAAGCCCACCTCGGCCAGCACATCGACCAGATCGTCGACGGCCTGGCGCGTGTCCCGCGCGTGGTGCTTGGTCAACGTCGTACCCCACGAACGCCCCAATTGGGTGCTTTCCCGTACCGGGTCGCGCGCATGGGCCGCAAAGTAATCCGTCATCACCGCCGCCAACAGCGCGTAGTTCGTGGGCCCGGCCGGGTCCATCCTGCGGCAGGCGCGGTACCGGGCGGGCGGGCGGCCCCGCACGGCGACGCGGTCGGCGACCTGTTCGACCAGCCCGGCCTTCACCAAGGTGTCGAGGTGAAAGCGAATCGTGTTGGGATGCACCCCGATCTCACCTGCCAGGCCGGTGATGCTGCGGGCCTCAGCAGAGTTACGCAACGCGTCCAGAATGCGATCGCGCCGTCCCCGGCGCATCACTCCTCCTGCGGCGGAAGGTTAGCCACCAACTCGGTATCGGCATCGATGGGTCCCAGCTTTGCCGCACCGCCGGGCGAACCGAGCGGCTCACTTCGTCCGGGCAGCGTGTCAGTGAAGAATTTGGCGTTCTCGTCGGTGTAGATCTGCAGCGCGTCGGGCAGGTCGTCCTCGTAGTAGATCGCCTCCACCGGGCACACCGGCTCGCAGGCACCGCAGTCGACACATTCATCGGGGTGGATGTACAGCATGCGCCCGCCCTCGTAGATGCAGTCGACTGGACACTCATCCACGCAGGCACGGTCTTTGACGTCCACACACGGCTGGCCGATTACGTACGTCATACCCCGGACATTACTACAACATCGACTTGTAAGAAACCCCTCCCCCGGAATCGCCCAGAGGATATTTAGAGGACTATAGTCATCTAAATAACCGGCGGTGGTGGAGGGACAGTAATGAGCCAGGTATACGAGAATTCTTGTGCCGCAAGGGGTGATCGCTCATGAGCGTCATCACCGAGCTAGCCCCCTCCAGGGCATTCCCGGAAAGACAAGGCCTGAAGGGTTCGCTGGTCTACAAGTTGCTGACCACGACGGATCCCAAGGTCCTCGGGATCATGTACATCGCGACATCGATCGCGTTCTTCGTGGTCGGCGGGTTGCTGGCGCTGCTGATGCGCACCGAGCTGGCGATGCCGGGGCTACAGTTCCTGTCCAACGAGCAGTACAACCAGCTGTTCACCATGCATGGCACGATCATGCTGCTGCTGTACGCCACACCCATCGTGTTCGGGTTCGCCAACTGCATTCTCCCGCTGCAGATCGGCGCACCCGA
This region includes:
- a CDS encoding DUF2617 family protein, which gives rise to MPLHHLAVSPADVSGSRLRLALNAAAPTPLAACRLPHPDGGELVLGVLGASHVVTVEHADQLFSEEVSCTAQAPTELPGRAVAPGYLLESGHETHDEAGFRELAQLLRVRCAQDTGWLGGAFPGDDAALTALSAEPDGRGWRWRTWHLYPDPAGGGTVVHTNSRWQP
- a CDS encoding MmcQ/YjbR family DNA-binding protein, coding for MPHPIMFRDDDLGLAQVREIALGFPEAFEKVSWGRPVFCAPKMFTMYGGSAKTDTKGQYLQYPHSVLVKVDDSERRALEADRRFYYPAYMGPSGWLGLDLTAGKIDWAEVRELIDASFRMVAPKKLVKRLDVG
- a CDS encoding 4-coumarate--CoA ligase family protein, which produces MSFASPFPEVDIPSTSVYDYLFADIAEHDLDRIALIDAKSGRQTSYREMIGRVDAFAGALAGRGIGVGDVVGLLSPNSSGFAVAFHGILRAGATATTINALYTAKDIAKQLADSKARMLVTVTPLLAQAQEGAAAAGIRPENIVVLDGDGLAATGHPNAADLMDPGLPAPDVSFAPSSHLAVLPYSSGTTGNPKGVMLTHRNLVANVAQIRPLHGMVADDAILAVLPFFHIYGMTVLLNAALHARARLVIMGSFDLGDFLANIADHKCTIAFIAPPVAVALAKHPLVDEYDLSSLNTVMSGAAPLDADLGHAVAKRLGCTVVQGYGMSELSPVSHITPFDGGLHEMGMVAPLSSVGWTVSNGASKLVDPETGDEIAPPAEGLSKTGELWFKGPNVMTGYLGNEAATRATIDDEGWLHTGDMAQIDADGCVYIVDRLKELIKYKGYQVPPAELEAVLLGHPGVADAAVVGVPDADGEEVPKAFVVKQPGAQLTEAEVMEFVAGQVAPYKKVRQVAFIDAVPKSASGKILRKDLRG
- a CDS encoding DUF4247 domain-containing protein: MSRTGLFWLAGALAVGGIVFLFVGISMLPNIRTHVAETYPAYSHGAQATSYECTGSPADVADQLAGYKSPEARATDRGSEYLRYDDDIVVVGPDGNRPCTIRVEDTNARYSHGGFIFLGPGFFPGSPAGGAGGSPGGPGGTK
- the ligA gene encoding NAD-dependent DNA ligase LigA, translating into MSPKATPDPETTLAEQAEDAPDADVRRRWQELADEVREHQFRYYVRDAPIITDADFDKLLRELEALEDEHPELRTPDSPTQLVGGAGFATDFTPAEHLERMLSLDNVFTPEELAGWAARIKDEIGKDAHFLCELKIDGVALSLVYRDGRLERAATRGDGRTGEDVTLNARTIRNVPQKLTGTKEFPLPKVLEVRGEVFFRVTDFEELNAGLVAEGKPPFANPRNSAAGSLRQKNPAVTARRKLQMICHGVGHAEGFRPESLHAAYLALNAWGLPVSDHTSRVQGMAAVTERIAYWGEHRHEVEHEIDGVVVKVDEVALQRRLGSTSRAPRWAVAYKYPPEEAQTKLLDIKVNVGRTGRVTPYAEMEPVKIAGSTVSQATLHNASEVKRKGVLIGDTVMIRKAGDVIPEVLGPVVDLRDGSEREFVMPTTCPECGTTLAPAKEGDADIRCPNTRSCPAQLRERVFHLAGRGALDIEGLGYEAAVALLTSGVITDEGDLFTIGSDDLLRTELFRTKDGALSANGKRLLVNLHDAKTRPLWRILVALSIRHVGPTAARALATEFGSLEAIMSASEERLAGVEGVGPTIAAAVTEWFTVDWHRAIVDKWRAAGVRMADERDESIERNLEGLSIVVTGSLAGFSRDDAKEAIVARGGKAAGSVSKKTAYVVAGDSPGSKYDKAVELGVPILDEDGFRRLLENGPD
- a CDS encoding polyamine aminopropyltransferase → MTVTEHAPEPAPPVGSTTRWRALLLAAVAACAACGLVYELALLTLSASLHGGGIVAMSLIVAGYVAALGAGALLVKPLLARAAITFIAVETLLAVIGGLSAAALYVAFAFVGGSLWVLVVATLLIGSLVGAEVPLLMTLLQRGRISGAADTGRVLANLNAADYLGALIGGLIWPFILLPQLGMIRGAAATGVINVVAAAVVTVFLLRGILNAREFGTALVVLAAALGLLVTLLVRADGIETSTRQRLYADPIIALERSAYQEIVVTRRGDDTRLYLDGGLQFSTRDEYRYTESLVYPALGDGARSVLILGGGDGLVAREVLRQPGVDAIVQVELDPAVVQIARTTLRDANAGALDDPRVDVVIDDAMRWLREPPPDVLPPGGFDAVIVDLPDPDTPALGRLYSVEFYALVAHALAADGLMTVQAGSPFATPTAFWRTVSTIGAAGYAVTPYHVHVPTFGDWGLVLARRGAAAPTPRIPADAPPLRFLDQQVLDSATVFGGDIRPQWLTPSTLDHPRIVDDMRQGYR
- a CDS encoding DUF350 domain-containing protein gives rise to the protein MNFEMFATAVEFGTISGENLAQNVIAALLYFAVGVVVLATGFVMVDLLTPGNLRQMVFVERRPNAVAVACGMYAALAIVVIAAIVASSNELGQGLVDAAVYGLVGVVLQGLALIVLEIVVPGRFRDLIADERLHPAAIATAVTLLAVGGVNAAALS